The DNA sequence CGGCGACAACGCGAAGCCGAAAAATTCGCGCCATACGCCAacatgatgatgacgatgatgcgCCCCGCCGAGGAGTTCACACGCAAACAGAGGCTCGCGCGAATCTACGCAAACATGCGTCCCGAATATAATACGTAAAACATTGCGACGTACACGATTCAGCGATCTGCTCGAGGAAGCCGCCGAATTTGAGGGGATCGAGTAGGAGACCCGCTAGCTCCAGAAAGCGTCGAAAAGCGCCGCGACTCCACTCACCGTTGCCGCGACATACAACCGAGAAGAGTGCTGCTGGCGCTGCAAGCAGCGGGGGCACACCCGGTTCGACTGCAAACGCCCACCCCGACGGTTATGCTCAATGCGGCAAGGATGGGGTCCTCACCAAGAACTGCCACCCACCGCCGGGAAACGTCAACCGTGTCGGGAATACTGCGGCCGACTCCCAGATGCCCAGCATCGCGTAAGATATACGCCACGGCCGCACCTGACCGTCACGGTCCTCTTCATTAACACACTCCTGGACTCCGGCTCCGAGCTCTCGTTCGTCAACGCCGAGAAGGTCGAGAAAATGCAAGGACAAGGCCTCGAACCAACCAAAGAGGAGAGCCAGATATAAATGGCCGACGGCACGCAAGCCGAGACACGGGGCTATATCCAAACGCCCCTTCGCTTACAGGAGCGCACGTATACGCATACATTCGCCATCTTACCGTTCCTCCGGGAAGCCATGCTCATCGGGGTAGACTTAGCCAACTAGGGCTGAGCATCGCCCCGCCATGACAAGAGTATCCAACAACGCCATCCGGCCTGCGGGATGACCGGTGGCCTGATCGCTCGCACGACCGAGGAGGGCGAACGTTTACGCGCCTTCCTGGATCGCGAATTACCCAGGTTCCAAGACGTTACCGGGCCTATGCCATTGGCCGAACATCAGATCCGCCTAAAACATCGAATGCCGATCAAGCAGACATATCGGCCACGCAATCCAGCCATGCAGGCGATTATCGACGCCGAAATGGAGGAAATGGAGAAAGCCGGAATTATCGAACCGTCCAGAAGTGAGTGGAGCTCGCCCATCGTGGTCGTGCGGAAGAAAAACGGGAAGCATCGCTTCTGCATCGACTTCTGGAAGGTCAATGACAGAAAAGGACGCCTACCCATTACCGCAAGTCACGGCAACCTTGGATAAACTAAGGGGGCCCGATACCTCACCACCTTAGATCTTAAAAATGGATACTGGCAAGTACCACTCGCACCCGAAAGCCGTCCGGTCACCGCGTTTACCGGGGAAGGGGCTAATGGAGGGAATAAAGTTCCGGGTCATGCCCTTTAGGTTACACTCCGCTCCCGCCACGTTTCAACGCCTGCTTGATTCCATCATCGACCTCGCGCTCGAGCCGAATGTATTCGTGTACCTCGATGACATCATCGTTATCAGCCGACCATTCGAGCAGCACCTTGAGCTGCCGCCTCCGCGCAGCCCGTCTCCGCCTGAATTCCGAGAAGTGCCAATTTTGCGTAGACCAGCTAAAATATCTGGGCCACGTCGTAGACCGCGTCGGGATCTATACTGATCCGAAGAAAGTCAGCGCGTTAACTAGTTGGACGGAACCGCGTTTGGTCAAGCAAATATGCCAGTTCCTGGGCATGGCCTCATGGTACTGCCGATTTATCGAGAATTTCTCGACCCTCGCTGCGCCGCTCACACATCTGACGAAAAAGAACGCCCGCTCGACATGGAGGGAAAACGAAGCAGCGGCGtttaaacaattgaaaaacGCACTGACCACCGCGCCCGTACTCGCGTGCCCTTCAACCGCCGCTTCTTCCTGTAAACCGACGCGAGTACCAGCGGCCTCGGAGCCGcacatataatgaaataaaataaattagtttttgcGTCATGTTTTGATTGTGTTTGGTTGCTGTTGATTCTTGTTTTCCGTCCTGGcgtttaatatctattttataatattatcctaAATCTCTCATCAcctaaattattgtttatattagatCGCCactactttctctctctctctctctctctctctgtgtgctctcgtttctttttctctttcttttctttctctctctttctctctttttttctctgcttattctttcttgtattcattgccattattatattctttatttgttttatttttattgtttgtattttgttttccactacataataaattaatttattcatctttattttcataGAGCCATAAATGAAgcattgtatatattgcaataaataaaagtatgctctatgtgtgtgttttgtaTGGGCGTTTGTTTGTGTTTGAACTTGCGATATGAGTCGTATGATTTTAGTGTGTTTTGCGAGGGAATAATTCGCGAAAGTTGAAGTAATAAAGAGAGTTTTTGTCAATTCCCATGcagtatttctaaaatttatgcttttactttataacttacgattatatatgatcgcctgtgattcgtgcatctaataattgataataaaataaaaaactataataactatatataactataatagctataactataataataactaaataactaTAACAATTTCCAGATTTATTGAATCCTCTGAGGGTTACAATCTCttacaatttacatttacttACATCTACCTTAACTCTAGCTTATTATCTTAACTCTAACTTATCTTAATCTCTACCTATTTCTAACCtacctacacacacacacacacaccgctACTTGCCCTACCCTAACTTGGGACCTTCGCTTCCGGCTCATATCATGTTTCCAATCCTTTCACACACCTTCATTCACACATCCTACATCaatcttctttctctcgcccattctctctctctctctctctctctctctctctcctctccctctccctctcctctcctctctctctccctgagatcgagagtggacgagttcgctgctctcctcgagtattctcgagcgTTACGGTCCTCACACCCGACCGTCCGAACTCGGCGCAACGACGCCTCCCACGAACCTTGCTCTGGGAACACGCCGCGTCACCGATACCGACGCTTATACCACCTACAAGTCACTGtcctgcagtccgcgccgacCACCTGGCCAAGTATTGTACGCGCCTTCGCGCCCGTTTGTAAGTCTATCGCACCGCGAGATATCGAATATAATCTCGCGTAGATCACTCCGCGAAAATACAGGATAATGGCATCACTGCCCGCACCACCGCGCACCTCGCGCCCGTAAGCACGTGctgacaacacgcgcccgccttaccgcgcgcacctcgcgcctaCAGGCACGCACCGACAACACGCGTCCGTCTCACCGCACGCGCCCCACGCCACgagccgggccctttaacGAGACGCGCAAAACACTGTCTAGACCGGCGTCACAACAGTGCGTTATTATTGTATCGACTCGTATAAGATTGTAACAGCTGACCATTGCCATCGAGTGGCAATAAACGACGTACTTTTCAACACACGTTCTACAATTGTGTTTCAAccccttcacgaatcctgatcccgattgcgctgtccgcgcacgcgaaaccgctcgtgaagcggcTCATTACAACCATAAAAGATCTTTTaggatttagaatttttttttctattttgaatCATTAACGTAGAATAtccttatatttttagagatcCAGATAACTTTACTCCCGCTAACTACTATAGTAACTCCTATTCACATTCAACCTGATTGATACTTCCTTTTTGCCTACGCAATTTTACGTTCAATTCCTAATTAGGAGgcgtaattgcatttttatcttcaattatttgatattttctcccattaatcaatgttaaattcaattcattaatatattatcctttaaaacaattaatttattaaatttttattaatagattcaTCTTATTAACATGAATAGGAAcacaaattattgaatattcttATCTTATAATCAGACAAATTCTatctatgtatttattttttctatttcttttcatcttatattttaataaaaatatgagacataattctatttaatagtaaataatataattattattgtttatatttttaattaatctaattaactataaaaaatttaatttattattttatatacatttttaaatataaataaaattaatataaaaatataaaaaatattatatataaatataaaaataaatcaattcttataaatttaatgatcttGAACATTGAAGTTTATGTTTTGAAAtcataagaaagaaattaaaattttctattaaccttaatataataataataaattataattatattatctaaaaattctaatatgtatatacatacatacatacatacatacatacatacatacatacatatatatatatatatatatatatatatatatatatatatataaaattataatattaaaaaaattttaatccaaaaattattaataaataaataaaaactaaaggtaaaataatttttcaacacaaatatattaatttatcataacgTATCCGTGGTAACAATCctcgtataaaaattactacTGATCTTATCataatcacaaaaataaatattaatatatttgaatgttgcaataaatttgtaaatattaaaactcttaaaaatctaaaaaagaattattccaTATTCAGCTAAAAAAGTTAAAGTAAATCCTCCCCTAAAATACTCAATATTAAATCCAGAAACTAATTCTGACACACAATAAAATCCATTGGTCTTCAATTAAGCTCTgctaaaattctaataaaataaactataagTAATGGATAAAGAACTACTATATATCACACATAAATTTGATACttacaaaaatctataaatgaatatctttcacttaaaattatcaaaactaaaataattaaaataaatctaacctcataagataatatttgtgaCACTGATCGCATTGGCcctattattgaataaattgaattagctgatcatcttataaaaattataatataacccccaacagatataaataaaaatattaataaaatagaataatttaaaaaatatgtattagtaATATACGGAAACAATATTCATATAACTAATATTAGaccaaaacttaaaaaaagacataaataaaataaattataattagatttatatagataaaatagttCTTTATTAAGCAATTTAATTGCATCCTTAAAAGGCTGTAAAATTCCAATAATTCTCACTTTTTTAGATTCTTTTCGTAATTGAATAtatcctaaaatttttcgttccaataaagttaaaaaatcaatacctactaataaaataagtaataaaataattaaatttaaaatatttaacttaatataatttataaattcatttataaaaattattatttatatatcttaaaaatttaatatatatatatatatatatatatatatatatatatatatatatactatatatatagtatatatagatatttaaattctaaatttgatACACTTATCTGCcaacgtaattttttaatttatttttatttattaatttaatcaaataaacaattttttaaatatttaattttattctttataaaaaaatatttcaaataattagtcCTTTTGTACAAaactattttaacttttatagaTAGAAACCGATCTGGCTCACACCGATCTTAACTcaaatcatgtaaaattttaatagtccAACagactaaaatattaaacttctctacttcatttttattttaattcagcaTCGAGGccgcaaacatttttttcaatatgaacttttaaagaatattacacTGTTATCcctaatgtaattaattcttttataaaattattaacttttaaaactaatgaatttattcattattttcaaatattattgtttttaattaattctatatattaaagttaaagcaatttaattatcctcccaataaaataaaattttaaatttcaatattataatctttattaaataatttaaaatttatataaaattctataggATCTTCTCGTCCCATAATATCATTTGAGCATTTttactcaaaattttaattttaatttttcatctcagacagttaaaattacattcattCCTTTATTCCAGTTccctattaaaaaaacaattgattaTGCTACCTTTGCACAGTCAAAATACTGCGgctatttaattctataatcaTTGAGcagaataaatcttatattcaTCCCATAAAaccatgtttttattaaacaggtaaactttaaattttattattttagataataaaatttattttgcctaattcctttaataaatatacaataataaatttttattttttaattttttaaatttttatactcattatatcattattattttataatcttaatttttataaatattttcttaattcattaaatatattaaatataaatcgtattaaaaattttaattactaattaaattaataaataaatttttataaattattaaatttttcaaaaatttaaaattttaataatatttatatatatatatatatatatatatatatatatatattaaaaatttttattatttaacgtaatttaaagattattccataaattttataatttaacttaatagtaattaaattataataaatatttatatttaaattagatttatataaaaaaacaagatatcaaaaaaattgatagaaatatcttctctaaataaatatttaaaataattatttcacattaactttcatttatatttaactctttttaaatcgagaaattttaatttcttaaaattctttttaataaacccTGACACAAAaggtacaataaattaaatttattttttaacatttatcttaaattcatttacattacttttattattatataaataattattttattttatatattaaaactaaataatttatatatttatctattatataaattctttttaatataattttattaattaataaaaatataagcaataCATAGTTATACCTAAGCTATACGTCGTAATATTACGAAAAACTTAagcaatacgtcgttatatagtGAAAAACCTAAtcaatacgtcgttatataatgaaaaacctAAGCAATACGTCTTTAAACCTAAGCAACACCTCGTTATGTAGCGAAAAATTTAAGCAATACgtcattatataaagaaaaatctaagcaatattttgttgtatagcaaaaaacctaagcaatacgttattatatatagaaaaacataagtgatacgtcgttatatagcaAAAACATGggcaatacaaaattttatagcaaataAAAACTAAGCAACACGTCGTTATACGAAGAAAAACCTAagcaatacgtcgttatacgaagaaaaacctaagcaatacgtcgttatattgCGAAAAACATAAGCAATAAGTAGTTTAATAGCGAAAAATTTAAGCAACACGTCATTATATAGCAATAAACCTAACAAttcgtcgttatataacgaaaaatctCACATTCTCAATGTTATGAAATAAACgccaaaatgtaaaataagatgaaattttataatatacatcaaAAACATTGACAAACAACACATCTCAGCTTTCACAACTGTTATCGTTATGTAGACACGCGCAGGTCGCTCGGTACCTCTCAGTTACGTGACAAGACgcgaaataaatcgaaatttacTGTTTTACACCAAAAACATTGAGAAATAATGCATCTCGGTTTTCACAGCTGAGATCGTTATGCAGACACGCGTGAATAGCTCGGTACGTGTTAGTTACGTTTAAAAACGAGAAATAAGATGAAATTAGTTGTTTTATATCAGAAACATTTAGAAACAACGTATCTCGGCTTTCACAGCTAAAATCGTTATACAATCGTATACAGATACGCGCGGATAGCTCGATATGTCTTAGTTACTTTTAAAAAcgcgaaataaattgaaatttcttgTTTCAGATCAAAAACATTGAGCATCTCAGCTTTCACAGCCATGACCGTTATGCAGACACGCTCGAATAACTCAATACGTCTCAGTTACGTGCCGAAACGCGAAATAAGTTGAAGTTTCTTGTTTtagatcaaaaatattgacaaacaACAAATCTTCGCTTTAACACATAAGATCGTTATGTAGACACGCTCGAATAGCTCGGTATGTGTTAGTTACGTTccaaaacgcaaaataaattgaaaatttcttgttttagatcaaaaatattgagaatataCGTTTATCGGTTTTCACAGCTGAGATCATTATGTAGACACGCGCGGATCCCTTAGTACGTCTTAGTTACGTGCCAAAACGCGTAATAAGTggaaatttcttgttttagatcaaaaacattgaaaaataacatatcTCAGCTTTTACAGCTACGATCTTTATGGAGACACGCTCGAATAGCTCGATATGTGTTAGTTACGTTccaaaacgtaaaataaattgaaaattcacGTATTGGTTCAAAAACATTGAGAATCAACGCATCTAGGATTGCACAGCTGAGATCGTTATGCAGACACGCGCGGGTCGCTCGGTACGTCTTAGTTACGTGTGCAAAAGCAAAATAAGTAGAAATTTTTGGTTTTAATTCAAAACCATTGAGAAACAACATATTTCGGATTTCACAGCTGAGATCGTTATGCAGACACGCGCGGATCGTTCGGTACATCTTAGTTACGTttgtaaaagcaaaataagtctagtttttttgttttagttCAAAAACATTGAGAAACAACGTATTTCGGATTTCACAGCTGAGATCGTTATGCAGACACGCCAGCTGTTACAGGGGTTACGATCGGATTTTCTTCCCCTTTAATCGCGTACGCAATATATCTATCGTGTAGGTAACTATCCAATATTCTCCTAAGATATTCGGGAACATGCTTCCTAATTATCGCCTCTCTGATGGTCTTCCACGGAACCGAGTTGAAGACATTTGATTTGTCTATATTCACCACGATCGTATATCCATTCTCCAACATCGCAGTCCTAGCCACCCTACATACGTTGGCAATGGCATCACATGTAGATCTGACATCACGAAATCCATATTGGCACGGAGATAGGTCATATTCCGGGATACATCTCAGATGATCCTTTATTTATTCCACAAGAATTCTTTCTAAGGCCTTGCCAGCCTCGTTTAATAAACAGATAGGCCTCACCTTCGGAAAGCCATTGGTGTCCATTGAGTGGTCCGCTTTAGGAATCAAAACCAGTATAACCTTTTTCCACAAACTCGGGAATACACCATGTTTCAGACATGTATTGAAACAAGTCACCATTTTGTCCATGAACTCCTCCGGGACACGTTTCCAAGTGTAAGCCGGAACGCCAACCATACCCGGTGCAGTGCTGCTTGAGATAGGACGCTTTTTGAACACTTTATGTATCTCGCCAGGTATTACACTCCATTCTTCCTGCCATTCTGTTTCCACTTGCCACTCGCGCCATATCATCGTAGGGTTGTATACTTCGCCTGCAGGAAACAGGGACTCAATGAGTTGAAATCTCTGTGGTTCTTTCAGACCCTTTAATGCGCCAGGGGATTAGTCACGCAGACTCCTCAACACTAATTTATATGGAAGACCCCAAGGATCTTCTTCAATAGTATCCAAGAGTTCCTGCCACGAGCTCGCTTTAGCCTTCCCTATTTCCGTCCTAAGTTTTTTATGCACTGTTTTATATTGTCTGCGAAGTCTCTCACTATCTCCATTATCATTGATTCTCCGTAGACTTCTCTTCCATCTTCTGTAGGCTCGATTTGCATCTTTCCTTAACTCAGAGATCTCGCTATTCCACCAGTATacgctatttctctctttcgggGGGCCAATCTAGTAGCGTTATCACATGCATTCTTAATTTCCGAATCTATACTATTAGTGATACTTTCTGCTCCTGTCTGGTTCGAAATCATGTCCAGATTATTCGACGCGCTTCACAATGATTTTTGGAATTTCTCCCAGTCTGCCTTTTTCCAATTCCACCTGGAAAACCCATGCTGAGTCCTGCGTTGTTCCGATATTCCTGGACGTCTCCTCTGTGCTATTTCCATCCGAATGTAGGCATGATCCGACAAGGTAACGACGCCGAGCACCTCCCAGCTAATAACTTGTTGAGCCAAATTGGGCGTAGCCCAAGAGAGGTCCACTATTGACGTGCCTTGCGCTCAGGCAGGTTGGCTTTATTCTCACATTTAATAGTCTTAGATCGTTTTCAGCTGCCCAATCCTCTATGGTTGTTTCCCTCTCGTTTAAATACGTCGATCCCCACAAAACAGATTTGGCATTAAAGTCCCCACCTATCAATGTTTTGCCTGTAGTTAGGTTCAGGGCATAGTTCCACTCATCTATAAATTCAAGGAATTTCCCTCTAGGAACATTGGGTGATATATAGCAAGATATAACACAAACCTCTCCAAATCCGACAGCAACCACACCGCGACTTCGAGTTATCAATCGGGGCGTTGAGTCAATAAGATTCGGGCGCCGGTAAACTGCAGcgaatttatttgtgttactTATCCAGCACTTGTTATTCGCAACAAAGGTGGCTCCACTATTAACGAGATTCCAATTCTCATCTCCACCATTGTTTGTGTGAGCAAATCAAAAGCTCGCGGACTACGATCGAGGTTACACTGTAGAAGATTAGCCATTTTCAGTTTCCATTTCCTCGGACCTCCGTTCCGGTGCCTTCTGTGTTTTACCTCTATCTTTATTTACTTTACCTACTTCATCAGCCTTACAGGCAGCTGATCCTATTCGATGATCCGCAGGTAATCCTACTTCTGCACATATAGCACATCTGATCGAGCCATCACATACCTTGGCCGGATGACCTTTCTGCCCACACCTGTAGCAGGCAAAAGAACGATCAATGGCAGACTCACAATTATTTCTAAGATGTCCCAGCTTCCAACATTTACAGCACCTTACAGGTCGtgcttttaataattgtagcCGAGCTACAGTCCATCCTAccttaatcttttttacactAGCCGTCTTAACCGCCGCCGCAAGCGGACATTGTAGCCAAACAGtgcaaagattatttttcagcTTCCTGATTTCTCCCATCTTAATATCCCGCGGGGAACATCCACCTATCTCCGCAATAATCCGCTATTTCTG is a window from the Cataglyphis hispanica isolate Lineage 1 chromosome 9, ULB_Chis1_1.0, whole genome shotgun sequence genome containing:
- the LOC126851891 gene encoding uncharacterized protein LOC126851891, which translates into the protein MTSSLSADHSSSTLSCRLRAARLRLNSEKCQFCVDQLKYLGHVVDRVGIYTDPKKVSALTSWTEPRLVKQICQFLGMASWYCRFIENFSTLAAPLTHLTKKNARSTWRENEAAAFKQLKNALTTAPVLACPSTAASSCKPTRVPAASEPHI